From Providencia sp. R33, a single genomic window includes:
- a CDS encoding GNAT family N-acetyltransferase codes for MNCRLATVDDINNIYRIDTVATDTRLSEITHWVKQDHCFVLEENEQIFAYGVITPQFFAHGFIELLMVNNLYRRQGLGLLLIKQLIKRSPTTKVFTSTNQSNTATQQLFVKAGFIPSGSIENLDDHDPELIYCYIPS; via the coding sequence ATGAATTGCCGTTTAGCGACAGTAGATGATATAAACAATATCTACAGAATAGACACTGTAGCGACAGATACTCGATTAAGCGAAATCACACATTGGGTCAAACAGGATCATTGTTTTGTATTGGAAGAAAATGAACAAATATTCGCGTACGGTGTTATAACGCCACAGTTTTTTGCACATGGGTTTATTGAACTCTTGATGGTTAATAACCTATATCGCCGACAAGGCTTAGGACTACTATTAATAAAACAATTAATCAAAAGAAGCCCTACAACAAAAGTTTTCACCTCAACAAATCAATCAAATACAGCCACCCAACAGCTTTTTGTGAAAGCTGGCTTTATTCCGAGTGGCAGTATTGAAAACTTGGATGATCATGACCCAGAACTTATCTATTGCTACATCCCAAGCTAA
- a CDS encoding YejL family protein, with product MPQSSRYSDDKVEGLLSDLVSVLEKNHTPVDLSLMVLGNMVTNLLNTSVAPAQRKMIAESFANALLSSVKEDKSH from the coding sequence ATGCCACAATCATCTCGCTATAGTGATGACAAAGTTGAAGGTTTACTCTCTGACCTCGTAAGTGTGTTAGAAAAAAACCATACCCCTGTTGACCTTTCCCTAATGGTGTTAGGTAATATGGTAACGAACCTGCTCAATACGTCAGTTGCCCCCGCACAACGTAAAATGATTGCAGAATCCTTTGCCAATGCGTTACTTTCTTCTGTAAAAGAAGATAAATCACACTAA
- the yejM gene encoding LPS biosynthesis-modulating metalloenzyme YejM, translated as MVTHQRYRDKVSNMIGWGHWFALFNILLSLVLSSSYLFIFDWPDTLAGRIYAFVSWLGHFSFVVFAAYLLIIFPLTFIVMSQRLLRLIFVALATAGITLLIFDIRVFSQFGLHLTPQVWDLVINPAKGEMAREWQLMFISIPIIFLVEMLFATWSWQKLRSLNRQTFGKPLAGIFIVTFIMTHLMYAWADANFYRPITMQRYNYPLSQPMTARKLLDRYGLLDLAEHQNRVFQQGSPTALKLNYPLKPLSYYDQGAGYNLLLLVVDDLGDDAQQTQMSALNSFKKMSTQFTNHYTAGLHDDTALFGLFYGISSTYIDNILNGRHPSALVEALQHQGYQFGLFSTDGFNSPLFRQAILSDYSLPAKTADNDNLTINQWVNWLDSLKHDSPWFSFLNIKGVPGSPKTNEQIDQVITTLKRENRLQNTIVVITASYNNQGKQVDGWINDKKFNRSQMRVPLFIYWPNTPAQQIGKLTSHQDIMTTLMQRLLHVTNQTDDYSQGEDLFSNQRIYPWVITGDNDDVVITTDNATLYMDHNGQFNIYDKQGVIEKEAKPDLAELLKIFTELKRFNEN; from the coding sequence ATGGTCACCCATCAGCGCTACCGTGACAAAGTCTCTAACATGATTGGTTGGGGGCACTGGTTTGCACTATTCAATATACTGCTTAGCCTCGTGTTAAGTAGCAGCTACCTGTTTATTTTTGATTGGCCAGACACATTAGCTGGCCGCATTTATGCCTTCGTCAGTTGGTTAGGTCATTTTAGTTTTGTGGTCTTTGCCGCTTACCTACTCATTATTTTTCCACTGACCTTTATTGTGATGTCTCAGCGGCTGCTGAGACTAATTTTCGTTGCACTTGCCACCGCTGGCATTACGCTCCTCATCTTTGATATCCGTGTTTTTAGCCAATTTGGCCTTCATTTAACACCGCAAGTTTGGGATTTAGTTATCAACCCAGCCAAAGGTGAAATGGCTCGTGAATGGCAGCTGATGTTTATCAGCATCCCCATTATTTTCTTGGTTGAAATGCTATTTGCAACATGGAGTTGGCAAAAGTTACGCAGCTTAAACCGCCAAACGTTTGGTAAGCCTCTAGCAGGCATTTTCATTGTGACTTTTATTATGACGCATTTAATGTACGCATGGGCTGATGCGAATTTTTATCGTCCGATCACCATGCAGCGTTATAATTACCCACTTTCACAACCAATGACAGCTCGCAAACTATTAGATAGATATGGTTTGCTTGACCTCGCTGAGCACCAAAATCGTGTGTTCCAACAAGGTAGCCCAACCGCACTGAAGCTCAACTACCCTCTTAAACCTCTGAGTTACTATGACCAAGGTGCTGGGTATAACCTACTCTTATTAGTTGTTGACGATCTGGGTGATGATGCTCAGCAAACCCAAATGAGTGCTCTTAATAGCTTTAAAAAAATGAGTACGCAGTTTACAAATCACTATACTGCTGGCTTACATGATGACACTGCCTTATTTGGCCTTTTCTATGGTATTTCATCTACTTACATTGATAATATACTTAATGGCCGTCATCCTTCAGCCTTGGTTGAAGCGCTGCAACACCAAGGTTATCAGTTTGGTTTATTCTCAACGGATGGATTTAACTCACCGTTGTTCCGCCAGGCTATTTTATCCGATTACTCATTACCAGCTAAAACAGCAGATAATGATAACTTGACTATTAATCAATGGGTTAACTGGTTAGACAGTCTTAAACATGACTCACCTTGGTTCTCTTTCTTAAATATTAAAGGAGTGCCTGGTAGCCCTAAAACCAATGAGCAAATTGACCAGGTTATTACAACTTTAAAACGTGAAAACCGACTTCAAAATACCATTGTGGTTATTACCGCCAGCTATAATAACCAAGGAAAACAAGTTGATGGTTGGATAAATGATAAAAAATTCAACCGCAGTCAAATGCGCGTTCCCCTGTTTATTTATTGGCCAAATACACCTGCCCAACAAATTGGTAAGTTAACGAGTCATCAAGACATTATGACCACGTTGATGCAACGGTTATTACATGTTACTAATCAAACAGATGATTACAGTCAAGGTGAAGACTTATTCAGTAACCAACGTATATACCCATGGGTAATTACTGGTGATAATGATGATGTGGTTATTACAACTGACAATGCCACTTTATATATGGATCATAATGGCCAGTTTAATATTTATGATAAACAAGGTGTTATTGAAAAAGAGGCAAAACCTGATTTAGCTGAGCTTCTAAAAATTTTCACAGAGTTAAAACGATTTAATGAAAATTAG
- a CDS encoding response regulator, with the protein MNILLVEDDLQLGKALCRGLELAGFNPCWVRLLTDAKSQLASRNFDLMLLDLGLPDGDGHDELIAWRNSGESIPIIILTARNQMDNLVSSLDSGADDFLTKPFAMPELISRVKAVSRRIAGFSSEIWQLDNLQLNPVNHQVTLNEQLLLLSGKEYLLLYELIKNADNVVRKTDLEQRLFGIDDVESNSLEVHIHNLRRKIGKDRIITIRGIGYLLKKEAQPSES; encoded by the coding sequence ATGAATATCCTATTAGTAGAAGATGATCTCCAACTGGGGAAAGCACTTTGTCGTGGGCTTGAATTGGCAGGTTTTAATCCCTGTTGGGTGCGATTGCTTACCGATGCAAAATCACAGCTCGCTTCTCGTAATTTTGATTTAATGCTATTAGATTTAGGGCTACCTGATGGTGATGGTCATGATGAGTTAATTGCATGGCGTAACTCTGGGGAATCAATCCCAATCATTATATTAACTGCCCGAAATCAAATGGATAATTTAGTTTCTAGCTTAGACTCAGGTGCGGATGACTTTTTGACCAAGCCATTTGCCATGCCCGAACTTATATCTCGCGTCAAAGCTGTAAGCCGTCGAATAGCTGGATTTTCATCCGAAATTTGGCAATTAGATAATCTGCAATTGAACCCAGTAAATCATCAAGTCACGCTTAATGAACAGCTACTCTTGCTCTCTGGAAAAGAGTATTTATTGTTGTATGAATTAATTAAGAATGCAGATAATGTTGTTCGAAAGACAGATTTAGAGCAGCGACTCTTTGGTATCGATGATGTGGAAAGTAACTCTTTAGAAGTTCATATTCATAATTTGCGCCGCAAGATAGGTAAAGACCGTATTATTACTATCCGTGGTATCGGTTATTTATTAAAAAAAGAAGCTCAGCCAAGTGAAAGTTAA
- a CDS encoding sensor histidine kinase, giving the protein MKVKSFFIYTFGLQISSVIFLWLILVGWLQFFYWPSIHEELNKQQVIITTGFAKTLGVVSDNPEYFNEIANILQNLYTEAIENGEGINYRPFMVVRDNLGNVLYRNSEKLAVPSLKTIDELTRQYPDWHFTSAWNHSKQFEVIIAESYADRTSLLGTPAEGTAIPLAFILAIMFLAIVITAYFSLRPLRQAAKIISSRQPGNLSPIEVKEQYKEIRPIIAAINNLMTRVDAANQREKRFMADAAHELRTPIAAVIAQLHLLMQIDNPKEKEEIINDMQETLNRAASLSHQLIDLARLEAEDFVLNKEKIDLPTLISTIISSHVPYAINKNIDVELQSPDSFYIFTDKLALTNIFTNLIENAIKYCPEKGKIKVSIKDLTPFGATISLQDNGRGIPEQSRQLIFSRFYRVPGTMETGSGLGLSIAHNLALKINASIKVTDGLDNKGIGFIIDLP; this is encoded by the coding sequence GTGAAAGTTAAATCCTTTTTTATTTATACCTTCGGCTTACAAATTAGTTCTGTGATTTTTCTATGGCTAATATTAGTCGGTTGGCTGCAATTTTTCTATTGGCCATCAATTCATGAAGAATTAAACAAGCAACAAGTAATCATTACGACTGGGTTTGCCAAAACACTAGGCGTCGTTTCTGATAATCCTGAATATTTTAATGAAATCGCCAACATATTACAAAATCTCTATACAGAGGCTATTGAGAATGGTGAAGGGATTAATTATCGACCATTTATGGTTGTTAGAGACAACTTAGGTAATGTTCTTTACCGCAATAGTGAAAAATTAGCAGTACCTTCGCTAAAAACAATTGACGAGTTAACAAGGCAATACCCAGATTGGCATTTTACATCCGCATGGAATCACTCTAAGCAATTTGAAGTGATTATTGCAGAATCCTACGCAGACCGTACCTCATTGTTAGGTACGCCAGCGGAAGGGACTGCAATACCCTTAGCTTTTATATTAGCAATCATGTTTCTTGCTATTGTCATTACAGCCTATTTTAGCTTAAGGCCATTAAGACAAGCTGCAAAAATTATATCCAGTCGCCAACCAGGCAACTTATCGCCTATCGAAGTTAAAGAACAATATAAAGAAATTCGTCCTATTATTGCGGCAATCAATAACCTGATGACCCGCGTTGATGCAGCAAATCAGCGCGAAAAACGCTTTATGGCAGATGCAGCACATGAACTACGTACCCCTATTGCCGCAGTTATCGCTCAGTTACATTTATTAATGCAAATCGATAATCCAAAAGAAAAAGAAGAAATTATTAATGATATGCAGGAAACATTGAACCGCGCAGCTTCTTTATCTCATCAACTTATTGATTTAGCCCGTTTAGAAGCCGAGGATTTTGTCTTAAATAAAGAGAAAATTGATTTACCCACTTTAATCAGCACCATTATTTCATCCCATGTTCCTTATGCGATTAATAAAAATATCGATGTTGAACTGCAAAGCCCAGATTCTTTCTATATATTCACAGATAAGCTAGCGCTCACCAATATCTTTACCAATTTAATCGAAAATGCGATTAAATATTGCCCTGAGAAAGGCAAAATTAAAGTTTCTATTAAAGACTTAACCCCTTTTGGGGCCACCATTTCATTACAAGATAATGGACGAGGTATTCCAGAACAAAGCCGCCAACTCATTTTTTCTCGTTTTTACCGTGTCCCAGGCACAATGGAAACAGGAAGTGGCTTAGGTTTATCCATTGCCCATAATTTAGCGCTGAAAATTAATGCGTCAATTAAAGTTACTGATGGATTAGATAATAAAGGGATTGGTTTCATTATTGATTTACCTTAA
- a CDS encoding D-amino-acid transaminase, translating to MSMITYVNGQYLPEEQATVSVFDRGFLFADAVYEVTAIINGKLVDFENHIARLQRSCHELQLDLPYSVDEIKQIHTQLIERNNINEGLIYLQFTRGNAKQRNFLFPDKETKPTLVLFAQKTNIVDSLKVKNGITAVTVEDIRWGRCDIKTVALLAASLAKEHAKQQGADDAIFVKDGIVTEGSSSNCFIVNQYNQLQTRGLTHEILPGITRKAVISLAQEQGIEIIEKAFSLEEMLTAKEVFMTSATTLVCPVIKINHQVIGDGKPGSIAIRLREIYLENTK from the coding sequence ATATCAATGATAACTTACGTGAATGGTCAATATCTACCTGAAGAACAGGCTACAGTATCTGTTTTCGACCGAGGTTTTCTATTTGCCGATGCAGTATATGAAGTGACCGCCATTATCAATGGAAAACTTGTCGATTTTGAAAACCATATTGCACGCTTACAGCGTTCATGTCATGAATTGCAACTTGATTTACCGTATAGCGTGGATGAGATTAAACAAATTCATACGCAATTAATTGAGCGTAACAATATCAATGAAGGACTTATTTACCTTCAATTCACTCGAGGAAATGCAAAACAGCGTAATTTTTTATTTCCTGATAAAGAGACTAAACCAACGTTAGTATTGTTTGCACAAAAGACGAACATTGTTGATAGCCTAAAAGTAAAAAATGGCATTACGGCTGTCACAGTAGAAGATATTCGCTGGGGGCGGTGTGATATTAAGACGGTGGCTTTATTAGCTGCGTCCTTAGCAAAAGAGCATGCTAAACAACAAGGTGCTGATGATGCAATTTTCGTCAAGGATGGGATTGTAACAGAAGGAAGTTCCAGTAATTGCTTTATTGTGAATCAGTATAATCAATTACAGACTCGAGGGTTGACTCATGAGATCTTACCCGGTATTACACGAAAAGCGGTCATTTCGCTGGCTCAAGAGCAGGGTATAGAGATTATTGAAAAAGCATTTAGCCTTGAAGAAATGCTAACCGCGAAAGAAGTTTTTATGACATCGGCTACAACATTAGTTTGCCCTGTCATCAAAATTAATCATCAGGTGATTGGGGACGGTAAGCCGGGGAGTATTGCCATCCGGCTACGCGAGATTTACCTAGAGAATACAAAATAA
- the yejK gene encoding nucleoid-associated protein YejK: protein MSLEITQIALHQLIKRDEQTLEVMLRDSLLTADDVVQDMMAELHRVYSAKSKAFGEFNEESELADALRLLRKGEEEFLGFSRAMTVRLKDELAKYPFAEGGIVLFCQYRYLAVEYLLISVLNSCDSMFVTDTLDLGTTHYLDIPHADIVARIDLTEWETNPESKRYLTFLKGRVGRKVSDFFMDFLAASEGLNAKVQNKGLVQALDDFCDNAQMDKNTRQAYRQQVHSYCTEQLQSGEEIELQELAKELPMVEEQSFDDFARQNDYQLEESFPADRGTLKQLTKFSGSGGGITISFDAMLMGERIFWDPVTDTLTIRGTPPNLRDQLQRRGNK, encoded by the coding sequence ATGAGTCTGGAAATTACCCAGATAGCCTTACATCAGTTGATTAAGCGAGATGAACAAACCTTAGAGGTGATGTTACGGGATTCTTTATTGACGGCAGATGATGTCGTGCAAGACATGATGGCAGAATTGCACCGTGTTTATAGCGCAAAAAGTAAAGCCTTTGGTGAATTCAATGAAGAAAGTGAATTAGCTGATGCATTAAGACTCTTGCGTAAGGGTGAAGAAGAATTTTTAGGTTTTAGCCGTGCCATGACGGTTCGTTTAAAGGATGAGTTAGCGAAATACCCGTTTGCGGAAGGTGGGATTGTCCTTTTCTGCCAATATCGTTACCTTGCCGTTGAATATTTATTGATTTCCGTTCTAAATAGCTGTGACAGCATGTTTGTCACGGATACTTTAGATTTAGGGACGACACACTATTTAGATATTCCACACGCAGATATTGTTGCACGAATTGATTTAACTGAGTGGGAAACCAATCCAGAGTCAAAACGCTACTTAACATTCTTAAAAGGTCGAGTAGGGCGAAAAGTTTCTGATTTCTTTATGGATTTCTTGGCTGCATCTGAAGGCTTGAATGCAAAAGTACAGAACAAAGGTTTAGTCCAAGCGTTGGACGACTTTTGTGATAATGCGCAGATGGATAAAAACACTCGCCAAGCGTATCGCCAACAAGTGCATAGCTACTGTACTGAACAGCTGCAATCTGGCGAAGAAATTGAACTACAGGAATTGGCAAAAGAGTTGCCAATGGTAGAAGAACAGAGTTTTGATGACTTTGCTCGTCAAAATGACTATCAATTGGAAGAGAGTTTCCCAGCAGATAGGGGAACGCTTAAACAATTGACTAAATTCTCGGGCAGTGGTGGCGGTATAACGATTAGCTTTGATGCTATGTTGATGGGAGAACGTATTTTTTGGGATCCAGTGACGGATACGCTAACCATTCGTGGTACACCACCAAATTTACGCGACCAGTTGCAACGTCGTGGTAACAAATAA
- a CDS encoding pentapeptide repeat-containing protein gives MEIGSQSEYLDQKFCDLEFEDEKFEHSLFERCEFINCNFTGSRFTDCRFVECTFSKCNLSLVIIPNSRFSACEFNGSKLVGIDWTKAYWPRFDFYSQLSFKSCILSGGNFFALKLHETQFDDCRLHDIDFRNAELNKSVITDCDLSNSLFMQTNLTSVDFTGTHSFTIDIRQNTLKQAKFSRFEALELLYGLDIQLVD, from the coding sequence ATGGAAATAGGAAGTCAAAGCGAATATTTAGATCAAAAATTTTGTGATTTAGAATTTGAAGATGAAAAATTTGAACATTCCCTGTTTGAGCGGTGTGAATTTATCAATTGCAACTTTACGGGAAGTCGTTTTACAGATTGTAGATTTGTAGAATGTACATTTTCAAAATGTAATTTAAGCTTAGTCATCATTCCTAACTCACGTTTTTCTGCTTGTGAATTTAATGGTAGCAAATTAGTGGGGATTGATTGGACAAAAGCGTATTGGCCTCGCTTTGATTTTTATTCACAGTTGAGTTTTAAAAGCTGCATTTTAAGCGGTGGCAATTTTTTTGCACTTAAGCTCCATGAAACACAATTTGATGATTGCCGTTTACATGATATTGATTTTAGAAATGCGGAACTTAATAAATCGGTGATAACAGATTGCGATTTATCAAATAGCTTATTTATGCAAACCAATTTAACGTCGGTAGATTTTACGGGAACGCATTCCTTTACGATTGATATTCGCCAAAATACGCTAAAACAGGCTAAATTTTCACGTTTCGAAGCATTAGAGTTACTGTATGGTTTAGATATTCAACTTGTTGATTAA
- the rplY gene encoding 50S ribosomal protein L25 produces MLTINAIERKEQGKGASRRLRRDNQLPAIVYGGNQEPISITLNHDEVINQESKAEFYEVLSLVIDGKETKVKVQAVQRHPFKPKVTHIDFLRA; encoded by the coding sequence ATGTTAACTATCAATGCAATTGAACGTAAAGAGCAGGGTAAGGGTGCGAGCCGCCGCCTGCGCAGAGATAACCAGCTTCCAGCTATCGTTTACGGTGGCAACCAAGAGCCTATCTCTATCACTCTGAACCACGATGAAGTGATTAACCAAGAAAGCAAAGCAGAATTTTACGAAGTTCTGTCTCTGGTTATCGATGGTAAAGAAACAAAAGTAAAAGTTCAGGCTGTTCAACGTCACCCATTTAAGCCAAAAGTGACGCACATTGACTTCCTGCGCGCTTAA
- a CDS encoding cysteine hydrolase family protein, which yields MSKALVIIDLIEEIIGKNGLSNSSYQQAYERKIIEKANQAATHARNLRIPVIWVKVGFSDNYHDVPAGSPMFQHAKEIGALKLSDNGCNWVHDLDVGFRDPVMIKKGVSAFAGNHFNKWLTNNGITQLFIGGVSTVKAIQSTAREAHDLGYFVTILDDLCAAPTLELHQQSLQALEGMVTVSSVKEFLQSK from the coding sequence ATGTCCAAGGCATTAGTAATTATTGATCTCATTGAAGAGATAATTGGTAAAAATGGCTTATCAAATTCGAGCTATCAACAAGCATATGAGCGAAAGATTATTGAAAAAGCGAATCAGGCAGCCACTCATGCAAGAAACCTTCGAATTCCTGTTATTTGGGTAAAAGTGGGGTTCTCAGATAATTACCACGATGTTCCCGCTGGCTCTCCTATGTTTCAACACGCCAAAGAAATTGGTGCATTAAAACTAAGTGACAACGGCTGTAATTGGGTACATGACCTTGATGTGGGTTTTCGCGATCCTGTAATGATTAAAAAAGGTGTCTCCGCATTTGCTGGAAACCATTTTAATAAGTGGCTCACGAATAATGGAATTACACAGTTGTTTATTGGTGGTGTTAGCACCGTAAAAGCCATTCAGAGCACAGCGCGTGAAGCGCATGATTTAGGCTACTTTGTCACTATTTTAGATGATTTATGCGCCGCTCCAACACTTGAACTTCATCAGCAAAGTCTCCAAGCATTAGAGGGCATGGTCACGGTTTCTTCCGTTAAGGAATTTCTGCAATCAAAATAA
- a CDS encoding MipA/OmpV family protein produces MKKIVALMVGILPCSYVVAGESTFIVGAGVNIAPVYEGSKKYQFGPNLEATYAYLSEDYGVFSLGIDGAAWGIGLTDNLTFVSSLGYDYGRDEKNGFLGNKNKDLKGMGDLDGSLLVGADLYYTLNNYAFYIMGDVATKDRHYGGRHIGRTVTVELGMNTNYEINDSWEMEYNLATVWGNKAYNQAYFGVSKQQASKSKFTEYDASSGFKDVHGSAILNYNMDENLTLYTGVAAYYLIGDAGKSSLTEQKLGFVGLTGFRYAF; encoded by the coding sequence ATGAAAAAAATTGTAGCATTAATGGTTGGTATTTTGCCATGTAGTTATGTTGTCGCAGGAGAAAGTACATTTATTGTAGGGGCAGGCGTCAATATAGCGCCAGTTTATGAAGGTTCAAAAAAATACCAGTTTGGACCAAATTTAGAGGCAACATATGCTTACCTCTCTGAGGATTATGGTGTATTTAGCTTAGGCATTGACGGTGCAGCATGGGGGATAGGCTTAACAGATAATCTCACTTTTGTTAGTTCGTTGGGCTACGATTATGGCCGTGATGAAAAAAATGGTTTTTTAGGTAATAAAAATAAAGATCTTAAAGGAATGGGGGACTTAGATGGCTCTCTGTTAGTCGGCGCTGATCTTTATTACACATTGAACAATTATGCATTTTATATTATGGGTGATGTTGCAACAAAAGATAGACATTACGGTGGGCGCCACATAGGTCGCACTGTTACTGTAGAATTAGGTATGAATACAAACTATGAAATTAATGATTCATGGGAAATGGAATATAACTTAGCGACGGTTTGGGGAAATAAAGCCTATAACCAAGCCTATTTTGGTGTTTCCAAACAGCAAGCAAGTAAATCGAAGTTTACAGAATATGATGCAAGTAGTGGTTTTAAAGATGTGCATGGCTCAGCTATATTAAATTATAATATGGATGAAAATCTTACGTTATACACAGGTGTTGCTGCATATTATTTAATTGGTGATGCAGGTAAGAGTTCATTAACAGAGCAAAAATTAGGTTTTGTAGGGTTAACCGGCTTCCGCTACGCGTTCTAA
- a CDS encoding GNAT family N-acetyltransferase, producing the protein MLHSIRLSRNDINEKELVNQLYDKSFPLYEQRSYQGRESILGLNDYHLYYFTDNSEFVGFIGCWKIKDYFYVEHLAIADSLRGQGYGQKVLKQFCLDVGQVILEIDPVIDEVSRKRLSFYQHCGFQQNEYAHAHPSYYPENKPHELEVLSYPQAIDKETYQRFNQMLQTVVMEKTLL; encoded by the coding sequence ATGTTACATTCAATCAGATTATCTAGGAATGATATAAACGAGAAAGAGCTTGTTAATCAGTTATATGATAAATCCTTTCCACTTTATGAGCAAAGAAGCTACCAAGGTAGAGAGTCGATTTTAGGGCTCAATGATTATCATCTTTATTACTTTACAGATAATAGTGAATTTGTGGGTTTTATAGGTTGCTGGAAAATTAAAGATTATTTTTATGTTGAACACCTCGCTATTGCAGACTCGTTAAGAGGGCAAGGCTATGGACAGAAAGTGTTAAAACAATTTTGCCTCGATGTTGGGCAAGTTATTCTTGAAATTGACCCTGTTATTGATGAAGTAAGCAGGAAGCGACTTTCGTTTTATCAGCACTGTGGTTTTCAACAAAATGAATATGCACATGCGCACCCAAGCTATTACCCTGAAAATAAGCCTCATGAACTAGAAGTATTAAGCTATCCACAAGCTATAGATAAAGAAACTTATCAACGTTTTAACCAGATGCTACAAACAGTTGTGATGGAAAAAACGTTATTGTAA
- a CDS encoding DinI-like family protein: MLRIEVLFDKNAPQKPSTNVLHALESEILRKLQNQYPDMVTRVGFSSQQRVNISGTKMSEDKIRIEEILEEIWLDDGWIPEENTTE, encoded by the coding sequence ATGTTACGGATTGAAGTTTTATTTGATAAAAACGCACCACAAAAACCAAGCACAAACGTTTTACATGCACTTGAATCTGAGATTCTACGTAAACTACAGAATCAGTACCCTGATATGGTAACTCGTGTTGGTTTTAGCTCACAGCAACGTGTAAATATCTCAGGTACCAAGATGTCAGAAGATAAGATTCGTATTGAAGAAATATTAGAAGAAATTTGGTTGGATGACGGGTGGATCCCCGAAGAAAATACTACTGAATAA